The following is a genomic window from Effusibacillus pohliae DSM 22757.
ATCGGTATTGCGGGAAACGATGTGCTGCAGATTGGTCACCACCTGGGCAGCGATCGCGATCGAATCGACCGTTTGGTGCGGCAGAGCGGCATGCCCTCCCTTTCCAACAATGGTGATCCAGAACGTATCCGGAGCAGCCATCATCGGACCGTAAACGACTCCGATCTTTCCGGTTTCCAGCGGTGTCCAGAGGTGTGTCCCGATCACCAGGTCCACACCGTCCATCACGCCCGCTTGCACCATTTGTTCCGCCCCGCCGGGGAAGAGCTCCTCCGCATGCTGGAACAGGAAGCGCACTTCACCCCTGATCTGATCCTGCAGACCGGACAAAATTTTGGCGGTTCCCAACAGCATGGCGGTATGGCCGTCATGTCCGCAGGCATGCATTACCCCCGGGTTTTGAGAAGCGAATTCAAATGTGTTTTCTTCCTGAATCGGCAGTGCATCCATGTCTGCGCGAATCGCCAGCACCTTGCCGGGTTGTGCCCCGATCAGGCGGGCCATTACACTCGTTTTTGTCGGTCGGGAAAGTTCCAGGTTGCCGAACGACTGCAGTGTTTCGTAGACGAATTGGGCCGTTTTTTCCTCCTGAAAAGACAATTCCGGATGCTGGTGCAAGTACCGCCGCCACTTGACAACGTCCTCTTTCACCGTTTCGACCAAGCTGTTCAGATCGCCGCTTGTCATGCGAATCCCCCCAAAAAGCGATGGTTGTTTCGATCCAATCGCCAAATTCTTGCATTAAAGGTCCATTTACGGTCGTGTCCATTATATAGCAATTCCGTTTTTTATGGAAGTGGTGATTTTTCAGACAATGAAAAACGAAAGACAGGATATTTCTCATGTATCCTGTCCGAGCGAGATCCGGTACAGTTTTCTAGGGCGTCCCCGGGGATGCGGGTTTTCTTCGCCAACGACCTGCGCCAATCCTTTTGCCTCCAACTCCATTAAAATCCGGCGGGCGCTTCTCGGCAAAATCTGCATATATTGCGCCAATTCGTACGCATTGATTTCCTGCTTGCCCATTTTCTTCATAATCGATGCCAGTTTGCTCAATGTGGCGACGCTTAGGGATGTCTGGCGGCTGATCGACTGCAATTTTTCCGATACATAGGAATAGCTGATTTGCTCCTGCTTTCCCAACGGGCCGGCGATCATTTTATCGTCAAACACGACCATCCATGAACCTTTTCCCGCCTGTTTGGCGTGCAGCAACGCTTTCCCCGCGTTGATTTCAGCTTCGTATGCCGTTTGCCCGATTCCGATCCCGCACGTTACGATTTCCTGATTGATTTTATAGATGTCGTCGAGCTCCGGAGCAACGGTAAAGTTTCCCGTAATGTCCCGCAGCAGACCACGCGTGGTAAAAATCACATACCGGCCGGGTCCCGCCGCTTTCAGGGAACCCTGCACTTTTTTCGTGTATTTGAGAAGTTTCTCGGTCATTTTG
Proteins encoded in this region:
- a CDS encoding M20 family metallopeptidase; the protein is MTSGDLNSLVETVKEDVVKWRRYLHQHPELSFQEEKTAQFVYETLQSFGNLELSRPTKTSVMARLIGAQPGKVLAIRADMDALPIQEENTFEFASQNPGVMHACGHDGHTAMLLGTAKILSGLQDQIRGEVRFLFQHAEELFPGGAEQMVQAGVMDGVDLVIGTHLWTPLETGKIGVVYGPMMAAPDTFWITIVGKGGHAALPHQTVDSIAIAAQVVTNLQHIVSRNTDPLDNLVVSVTKFVGGTTHNVIPGSVEICGTVRSFDAGIRQSVPSLMERIVKGITEAHGASYQFKYEFGYRPVVNDEDVTRVIEETVREVFGEEALDMMRPNMGGEDFSAFQQKAPGTYFYTGAGNREKGIVYPHHHPRFTIDEDALENGVKMFVNATFKLLS